One genomic segment of Tubulanus polymorphus chromosome 4, tnTubPoly1.2, whole genome shotgun sequence includes these proteins:
- the LOC141904266 gene encoding uncharacterized protein LOC141904266 isoform X2, translating into MMMMMEPTVDDIQYVQCICPHINSDDIRNDLCYTRNVQLTINRCLDGNYLRKCRPIIKSPSKKEADALLKAINESQLEELDCEKVDDEQLRSFISDCSPSPNKTKGKIINNGSFSSPTLTPGKIVKYPRPPNLKTSTITARDFNNTKTKISAVDHLDNLVGSFLDDLHNERGTIDKTISIKKEPSSSTTAQQSKQILSLNSGIKYNHGDVIELSDSSDDEGSSVRPNDDGEQSSANNAAFSTKRKSSFSLLRSPVKKSKAATINASPQLGVRSLLGSSPRLMARGGFTSHHHNIRPNIVRIGPRLNKAWNHAPNPTRFAQPRVATSLLNSTSAASSRLANKSNGKQRVIATDQNGQNRTDDTTSTGNHLETRHGSDDPTDEKHSDNESVDCGGNKNEKTSQIIETRDEENIVNQTATRLNPPSDDRLKPTSDNSDNDQNSIPPNQRSHVNTNGEKSMTAQPYNTAITNDHPPSEDRIVPSVSGGTKAFDSLNTGQRLTHNNPSSGHNQSAQYNSLNPVLNQEGNKNSFVNNWNSQQNWNNQNQSGGNWKRNECYSQNSWQNQNQNYANEYPDTNYQDDTEYQGNEFGNAEEHPKTYDTWVHKSNPWNTEDGYDDGGYENFEDGGNAWEDDLLDGASSQPTTEEDATDEWSDYNSAITTSASQITTTTIGSSSQNSTASSGAVKSRSKKTAEQLALEKQEKLHKQEERERKKAAKEQEKLDKQKQRELKLQEKEQKKLEKAKEKAAKKAVQEANKNSKPGECTKLMVVMIDSGLINGSSLAPALLGTLQGASVNYRVQDLPVPNSITWRRQVPSTEVDQYGRVNNRTAENDENEAIVFIPIDEFVDLVYNAVNPTGSPSLSTFVKQVRQNAGNKNLTIIVKDIERYFRSVKTVQQREYRQAVLNVENPESQQNNKKTMFKVANVDITTQITRVQLEEALVDVQVNTGCNVKFVETEDAVAKTVLQYTKAVAEITFKPINAAIPEKANYSYKIYQCEGAPEC; encoded by the exons atgatgatgatgatggagcCGACAGTCGATGATATTCAGTATGTTCAGTGCATCTGTCCACATATCAACTCCGACGACATCAGAAATGATTTGTGCTACACGAGAAACGTTCAACTTACAATCAATCGATGTTTGGATGGAAAT TATTTGAGAAAGTGCCGTCCGATTATAAAGAGTCCCAGTAAAAAAGAAGCCGACGCTTTGTTGAAAGCTATTAACGAAAGTCAGCTGGAGGAATTAGACTGCGAGAAAGTGGACGACGAGCAGTTGAGGTCGTTTATCAGCGATTGCAGCCCGAGTCCGAATAAAACGAAGGGCAAGATCATCAACAACGGAAGCTTCTCGAGCCCTACCCTTACGCCGGgaaaaatagtgaaatatcCGCGTCCCCCGAATCTCAAGACGTCGACGATAACCGCGCGTGATTTCAACAATACGAAAACGAAAATCTCGGCCGTCGATCATTTGGATAATTTAGTTGGTAGTTTCTTGGATGATTTACACAACGAACGCGGTACGATCGACAAAACGATTTCGATCAAAAAAGAACCCTCGTCGTCGACGACCGCGCAACAATCGAAGCAAATATTGTCTTTGAATTCGGGGATTAAGTACAACCATGGCGACGTTATCGAACTATCGGATAGTTCAGATGACGAGGGTTCGTCGGTGCGGCCGAACGACGACGGCGAACAATCGTCAGCCAACAACGCGGCGTTTTCGACAAAACGTAAATCGAGTTTTAGTTTACTGCGGAGTCCAGTGAAGAAATCTAAAGCCGCGACGATAAACGCTAGTCCTCAGCTCGGCGTTAGATCGCTTCTCGGTTCGAGTCCACGATTGATGGCGAGGGGCGGCTTTACGAGTCATCATCACAACATACGTCCCAATATCGTTCGAATCGGACCCAGACTGAATAAAGCGTGGAATCACGCGCCGAATCCGACGCGATTCGCTCAACCTCGCGTGGCGACGAGTCTACTGAATTCCACGTCGGCAGCTTCGTCGCGGCTCGCGAATAAAAGTAACGGTAAACAACGCGTCATCGCGACCGACCAAAACGGACAAAATCGAACCGATGATACGACGAGTACTGGGAATCATTTAGAAACACGCCACGGTTCGGATGACCCCACCGATGAAAAACATAGTGATAACGAATCTGTCGATTGCGGGGggaacaaaaatgaaaaaactagtcAAATTATTGAAACACGGGATGAGGAGAACATCGTCAATCAAACCGCGACGAGATTAAACCCACCGAGCGACGACCGGCTCAAACCTACTTCGGATAACAGTGATAACGATCAAAACAGTATTCCTCCTAATCAGAGATCGCACGTGAATACGAACGGCGAGAAATCCATGACAGCACAGCCGTATAACACGGCAATTACTAATGATCACCCGCCGTCTGAAGATAGAATTGTTCCGTCAGTGTCGGGCGGGACGAAGGCTTTTGATAGCTTAAATACGGGACAGCGGTTAACGCACAATAACCCTTCTTCCGGTCACAATCAAAGCGCTCAATATAACAGTTTAAATCCAGTATTGAATCAAGAGGGCAATAAAAACAGTTTTGTCAACAACTGGAATAGTCAGCAAAATTGGAACAATCAAAATCAGAGTGGTGGCAATTGGAAACGGAATGAGTGTTACAGTCAGAATTCATGGCAAAATCAGAATCAGAATTATGCGAACGAGTATCCCGATACTAATTATCAGGATGATACGGAGTATCAGGGTAACGAATTTGGTAACGCGGAGGAACATCCGAAAACGTACGATACCTGGGTACACAAATCCAATCCTTGGAATACGGAGGATGGGTACGACGATGGCGGATATGAAAACTTTGAGGACGGGGGAAACGCGTGGGAGGATGATCTTTTAGACGGTGCCAGCAGTCAGCCGACGACCGAAGAAGATGCGACGGACGAATGGAGCGATTATAACAGTGCAATAACGACATCGGCGAGTCAGATAACAACAACTACTATAGGTTCTTCTAGTCAGAATAGTACGGCTTCCTCCGGCGCGGTGAAGAGTAGGAGTAAGAAAACTGCCGAACAATTAGCTTTAGAAAAACAAGAGAAACTACACAAACAG gAAGAAAGAGAAAGGAAAAAAGCGGCGAAAGAACAAGAGAAGCTGgacaaacaaaaacaacgcGAATTGAAACTACAAGAAAAAGAGCaaaaaaaactggaaaaaGCGAAGGAAAAGGCGGCAAAAAAAGCAGTTCAAGAAGCGAATAAGAATTCGAAACCGGGAGAATGCACAAAA TTAATGGTAGTCATGATCGACAGCGGATTGATAAACGGTTCTAGTTTAGCGCCGGCTCTACTGGGCACGTTACAGGGCGCGTCGGTTAACTATAGAGTGCAAGATTTACCCGTACCGAATAGTATTACGTGGAGACGTCAGGTGCCGTCAACGGAGGTCGATCAGTACGGCCGAGTCAACAATCGAACCGCCGAGAACGACGAAAACGAAGCGATCGTTTTCATTCCGATCGATGAATTCGTCGATTTAGTTTATAACGCAGTGAATCCTACCGGTAGTCCGTCGTTGTCGACGTTCGTGAAACAAGTTCGACAAAACGCCGGCAACAAGAACCTGACGATCATCGTGAAGGACATCGAAAGATATTTCAG ATCAGTGAAGACCGTGCAACAAAGAGAATACCGACAAGCCGTACTGAACGTCGAAAATCCAGAATCTCAacaaaacaacaagaaaactaTGTTTAAAGTGGCAAACGTCGATATTACTACTCAGATTACGCGCGTTCAACTCGAAGAG GCTCTGGTCGATGTACAGGTGAATACAGGTTGTAACGTGAAGTTCGTAGAAACCGAAGACGCCGTCGCTAAAACCGTTTTACAATACACGAAAGCAGTGGCTGAGATTACGTTCAA GCCTATAAACGCTGCAATCCCAGAGAAGGCGAATTACTCTTACAAGATATATCA GTGCGAAGGGGCGCCGGAGTGTTAG
- the LOC141904266 gene encoding uncharacterized protein LOC141904266 isoform X1, with protein MMMMMEPTVDDIQYVQCICPHINSDDIRNDLCYTRNVQLTINRCLDGNYLRKCRPIIKSPSKKEADALLKAINESQLEELDCEKVDDEQLRSFISDCSPSPNKTKGKIINNGSFSSPTLTPGKIVKYPRPPNLKTSTITARDFNNTKTKISAVDHLDNLVGSFLDDLHNERGTIDKTISIKKEPSSSTTAQQSKQILSLNSGIKYNHGDVIELSDSSDDEGSSVRPNDDGEQSSANNAAFSTKRKSSFSLLRSPVKKSKAATINASPQLGVRSLLGSSPRLMARGGFTSHHHNIRPNIVRIGPRLNKAWNHAPNPTRFAQPRVATSLLNSTSAASSRLANKSNGKQRVIATDQNGQNRTDDTTSTGNHLETRHGSDDPTDEKHSDNESVDCGGNKNEKTSQIIETRDEENIVNQTATRLNPPSDDRLKPTSDNSDNDQNSIPPNQRSHVNTNGEKSMTAQPYNTAITNDHPPSEDRIVPSVSGGTKAFDSLNTGQRLTHNNPSSGHNQSAQYNSLNPVLNQEGNKNSFVNNWNSQQNWNNQNQSGGNWKRNECYSQNSWQNQNQNYANEYPDTNYQDDTEYQGNEFGNAEEHPKTYDTWVHKSNPWNTEDGYDDGGYENFEDGGNAWEDDLLDGASSQPTTEEDATDEWSDYNSAITTSASQITTTTIGSSSQNSTASSGAVKSRSKKTAEQLALEKQEKLHKQEERERKKAAKEQEKLDKQKQRELKLQEKEQKKLEKAKEKAAKKAVQEANKNSKPGECTKLMVVMIDSGLINGSSLAPALLGTLQGASVNYRVQDLPVPNSITWRRQVPSTEVDQYGRVNNRTAENDENEAIVFIPIDEFVDLVYNAVNPTGSPSLSTFVKQVRQNAGNKNLTIIVKDIERYFRSVKTVQQREYRQAVLNVENPESQQNNKKTMFKVANVDITTQITRVQLEEALVDVQVNTGCNVKFVETEDAVAKTVLQYTKAVAEITFKQSRLNNAFSFMPDLSGSARVDKDGKGLIKVWKQHIQQFRNVSADMAAAIVAQYPSPQILIQAYKRCNPREGELLLQDISVRRGAGVLETNRRIGKELSRRIYQHMMLDNPEFLLE; from the exons atgatgatgatgatggagcCGACAGTCGATGATATTCAGTATGTTCAGTGCATCTGTCCACATATCAACTCCGACGACATCAGAAATGATTTGTGCTACACGAGAAACGTTCAACTTACAATCAATCGATGTTTGGATGGAAAT TATTTGAGAAAGTGCCGTCCGATTATAAAGAGTCCCAGTAAAAAAGAAGCCGACGCTTTGTTGAAAGCTATTAACGAAAGTCAGCTGGAGGAATTAGACTGCGAGAAAGTGGACGACGAGCAGTTGAGGTCGTTTATCAGCGATTGCAGCCCGAGTCCGAATAAAACGAAGGGCAAGATCATCAACAACGGAAGCTTCTCGAGCCCTACCCTTACGCCGGgaaaaatagtgaaatatcCGCGTCCCCCGAATCTCAAGACGTCGACGATAACCGCGCGTGATTTCAACAATACGAAAACGAAAATCTCGGCCGTCGATCATTTGGATAATTTAGTTGGTAGTTTCTTGGATGATTTACACAACGAACGCGGTACGATCGACAAAACGATTTCGATCAAAAAAGAACCCTCGTCGTCGACGACCGCGCAACAATCGAAGCAAATATTGTCTTTGAATTCGGGGATTAAGTACAACCATGGCGACGTTATCGAACTATCGGATAGTTCAGATGACGAGGGTTCGTCGGTGCGGCCGAACGACGACGGCGAACAATCGTCAGCCAACAACGCGGCGTTTTCGACAAAACGTAAATCGAGTTTTAGTTTACTGCGGAGTCCAGTGAAGAAATCTAAAGCCGCGACGATAAACGCTAGTCCTCAGCTCGGCGTTAGATCGCTTCTCGGTTCGAGTCCACGATTGATGGCGAGGGGCGGCTTTACGAGTCATCATCACAACATACGTCCCAATATCGTTCGAATCGGACCCAGACTGAATAAAGCGTGGAATCACGCGCCGAATCCGACGCGATTCGCTCAACCTCGCGTGGCGACGAGTCTACTGAATTCCACGTCGGCAGCTTCGTCGCGGCTCGCGAATAAAAGTAACGGTAAACAACGCGTCATCGCGACCGACCAAAACGGACAAAATCGAACCGATGATACGACGAGTACTGGGAATCATTTAGAAACACGCCACGGTTCGGATGACCCCACCGATGAAAAACATAGTGATAACGAATCTGTCGATTGCGGGGggaacaaaaatgaaaaaactagtcAAATTATTGAAACACGGGATGAGGAGAACATCGTCAATCAAACCGCGACGAGATTAAACCCACCGAGCGACGACCGGCTCAAACCTACTTCGGATAACAGTGATAACGATCAAAACAGTATTCCTCCTAATCAGAGATCGCACGTGAATACGAACGGCGAGAAATCCATGACAGCACAGCCGTATAACACGGCAATTACTAATGATCACCCGCCGTCTGAAGATAGAATTGTTCCGTCAGTGTCGGGCGGGACGAAGGCTTTTGATAGCTTAAATACGGGACAGCGGTTAACGCACAATAACCCTTCTTCCGGTCACAATCAAAGCGCTCAATATAACAGTTTAAATCCAGTATTGAATCAAGAGGGCAATAAAAACAGTTTTGTCAACAACTGGAATAGTCAGCAAAATTGGAACAATCAAAATCAGAGTGGTGGCAATTGGAAACGGAATGAGTGTTACAGTCAGAATTCATGGCAAAATCAGAATCAGAATTATGCGAACGAGTATCCCGATACTAATTATCAGGATGATACGGAGTATCAGGGTAACGAATTTGGTAACGCGGAGGAACATCCGAAAACGTACGATACCTGGGTACACAAATCCAATCCTTGGAATACGGAGGATGGGTACGACGATGGCGGATATGAAAACTTTGAGGACGGGGGAAACGCGTGGGAGGATGATCTTTTAGACGGTGCCAGCAGTCAGCCGACGACCGAAGAAGATGCGACGGACGAATGGAGCGATTATAACAGTGCAATAACGACATCGGCGAGTCAGATAACAACAACTACTATAGGTTCTTCTAGTCAGAATAGTACGGCTTCCTCCGGCGCGGTGAAGAGTAGGAGTAAGAAAACTGCCGAACAATTAGCTTTAGAAAAACAAGAGAAACTACACAAACAG gAAGAAAGAGAAAGGAAAAAAGCGGCGAAAGAACAAGAGAAGCTGgacaaacaaaaacaacgcGAATTGAAACTACAAGAAAAAGAGCaaaaaaaactggaaaaaGCGAAGGAAAAGGCGGCAAAAAAAGCAGTTCAAGAAGCGAATAAGAATTCGAAACCGGGAGAATGCACAAAA TTAATGGTAGTCATGATCGACAGCGGATTGATAAACGGTTCTAGTTTAGCGCCGGCTCTACTGGGCACGTTACAGGGCGCGTCGGTTAACTATAGAGTGCAAGATTTACCCGTACCGAATAGTATTACGTGGAGACGTCAGGTGCCGTCAACGGAGGTCGATCAGTACGGCCGAGTCAACAATCGAACCGCCGAGAACGACGAAAACGAAGCGATCGTTTTCATTCCGATCGATGAATTCGTCGATTTAGTTTATAACGCAGTGAATCCTACCGGTAGTCCGTCGTTGTCGACGTTCGTGAAACAAGTTCGACAAAACGCCGGCAACAAGAACCTGACGATCATCGTGAAGGACATCGAAAGATATTTCAG ATCAGTGAAGACCGTGCAACAAAGAGAATACCGACAAGCCGTACTGAACGTCGAAAATCCAGAATCTCAacaaaacaacaagaaaactaTGTTTAAAGTGGCAAACGTCGATATTACTACTCAGATTACGCGCGTTCAACTCGAAGAG GCTCTGGTCGATGTACAGGTGAATACAGGTTGTAACGTGAAGTTCGTAGAAACCGAAGACGCCGTCGCTAAAACCGTTTTACAATACACGAAAGCAGTGGCTGAGATTACGTTCAA GCAGTCGAGATTGAACaatgcattttcatttatGCCCGATTTATCGGGCAGCGCTCGCGTCGATAAAGACGGCAAAGGGTTAATAAAAGTTTGGAAGCAACACATTCAACAATTTCGTAACGTAAGCGCAGATATGGCCGCTGCAATTGTTGCGCAATATCCATCTCCGCAAATACTCATTCAG GCCTATAAACGCTGCAATCCCAGAGAAGGCGAATTACTCTTACAAGATATATCA GTGCGAAGGGGCGCCGGAGTGTTAGAAACTAATCGAAGAATTGGTAAAGAATTGTCTCGTCGAATCTATCAACACATGATGCTTGATAATCCAGAATTTCTACTCGAATGA
- the LOC141903794 gene encoding uncharacterized protein LOC141903794 translates to MKLLQIYIAIGSTILAGVIAFIWFKYTLQKHENRTQQEITTKDATAEKKTKKRKNKDVADDAEKNDESGSIIESESKLENSTSDSVKPDIDPFEYVEHLQGEVKKIHQKVATKKIMENLTSEQIEEERETQRRQLKEIFELMKSTGCEENGGGYGVSSFEEMQQQMKLYA, encoded by the exons ATGAAACTTTTACAGATTTATATCGCTATTGGTTCTACTATACTGGCCGGTGTAATAGCATTCATCTGGTTCAAATATACATTGCAAAAACATGAGAATCGAACTCAACAAGAAATCACCACGAAAGACGCGACGGCGGAGAAGAAAACCAAGAAAAGGAAGAACAAAGATGTAGCTGATGATGCGGAGAAGAATGATGAATCCGGTTCGATCATAGAATCAGAAAGCAAACTAGAGAATTCAACGA gcGACTCAGTGAAACCAGACATCGATCCATTTGAATACGTCGAACATTTACAGGGTGAGGTTAAAAAGATCCATCAGAAAGTCGCGACGAAGAAAATCATGGAGAATTTGACGTCGGAGCAGATTGAAGAGGAACGCGAAACTCAGCGACGACAGTTGAAAGAAATATTCGAACTGATGAAATCGACGGGTTGCGAAGAGAACGGAGGGGGATACGGAGTTTCATCATTCGAAGAGATgcaacaacaaatgaaacttTACGCTTAG